One region of Azoarcus sp. CIB genomic DNA includes:
- the ilvN gene encoding acetolactate synthase small subunit, which translates to MRHVISLLIENESGALSRVSGLFSARGYNIESLTVAPTEDASMSRMTIVTTGSDDIIEQITKQLNKLVEVVKVVDISEAAHIERELMLTKVRATGKDREEMKRMAEIFRARIIDVTDTSYVIELTGNQSKLDAFISAIDPALILETVRSGVCGVGRGDRILKV; encoded by the coding sequence ATGAGACACGTCATCTCCCTGCTGATCGAGAACGAATCTGGCGCCCTGTCGCGCGTGTCGGGCCTGTTTTCCGCCCGCGGCTACAACATCGAATCCCTGACCGTCGCGCCGACCGAGGATGCCTCGATGTCGCGCATGACCATCGTCACCACCGGATCGGACGACATCATCGAACAGATCACCAAGCAGCTGAACAAGCTGGTCGAAGTGGTCAAGGTCGTCGATATCTCTGAGGCCGCGCACATCGAGCGCGAGCTGATGCTCACCAAGGTCCGCGCTACCGGCAAGGACCGCGAGGAGATGAAGCGCATGGCGGAGATCTTCCGCGCGCGCATCATCGACGTCACCGACACGTCCTACGTCATCGAACTGACCGGCAACCAGTCGAAGCTCGATGCCTTCATCAGTGCCATCGACCCGGCGCTGATCCTGGAAACGGTGCGCTCCGGCGTCTGCGGCGTCGGCCGCGGC